Proteins encoded together in one Halalkaliarchaeum sp. AArc-CO window:
- the aceB gene encoding malate synthase AceB: MRVDRRLHDRAFVRTFFTTPTAEQGQEDSAKKLRGAIGLRGMQAPDVWVPDNEDATAPSMRGEGAENIAEVVAEGGAEFPGEIHPRVVWHRDDPETRYEGFQQMLTIADPEKGAIDHLDGFVIPEVGDIDDWKKADEFFTILEHEYGLEEGSLAMSVIVESGAAEQAMTKLRDEMGKPTNNLQRLFMLVIGEVDYTKDMRAITPTGSLPSWDEIRHNTASAASAAGLISVDGPYDDIRDIEGYHARMTDNQSKGLLGIWSLTPTQVVEANKGPLPPEKGYWLIEAGDREVKLEDEEGVQVYRGDRIELEEADDGYVLTVGTDQLELDAEGVREELLDLVSYVPSMGDIVDSMEEFEAAKEAGRGAIAMTQAATLRIDGVEIDVERDRMWDEATYQALMVPISLFQDVYESRPDQHEELAEMYGEGVVERAMDVGN; the protein is encoded by the coding sequence ATGAGAGTCGACAGACGTTTGCACGACCGGGCGTTCGTCCGGACGTTCTTCACGACCCCGACCGCAGAACAGGGACAGGAAGACTCCGCCAAAAAGCTGCGCGGTGCGATCGGACTGCGCGGAATGCAGGCCCCGGACGTGTGGGTGCCAGACAACGAAGACGCCACGGCCCCGTCCATGCGCGGGGAGGGGGCCGAAAACATCGCCGAAGTCGTCGCCGAGGGGGGCGCAGAGTTCCCGGGCGAGATCCACCCTCGGGTGGTCTGGCACCGCGACGACCCCGAAACGCGTTACGAGGGGTTCCAGCAGATGTTGACGATCGCCGACCCCGAGAAGGGTGCGATCGATCACCTCGACGGCTTCGTGATCCCGGAAGTCGGCGACATCGACGACTGGAAGAAGGCCGACGAGTTCTTCACGATCCTCGAACACGAGTACGGGCTCGAGGAGGGGAGCCTCGCGATGTCGGTGATCGTCGAAAGCGGGGCGGCAGAACAGGCGATGACGAAACTCCGCGACGAGATGGGCAAGCCAACGAACAATTTACAGCGACTGTTCATGCTGGTCATCGGTGAGGTCGACTACACGAAGGACATGCGTGCGATCACGCCGACGGGCTCGCTGCCGTCCTGGGACGAGATTCGGCACAACACCGCGAGCGCGGCGAGCGCGGCGGGGCTCATCTCGGTCGACGGTCCGTACGACGACATCCGTGACATCGAGGGCTACCACGCGCGCATGACCGACAACCAGTCGAAGGGGCTGCTCGGCATCTGGTCGCTCACGCCTACGCAGGTCGTCGAGGCGAACAAGGGACCGCTCCCCCCCGAGAAGGGCTACTGGCTGATCGAAGCCGGCGATCGAGAAGTGAAGCTGGAAGACGAGGAGGGTGTTCAGGTGTACCGTGGCGATCGGATCGAACTCGAGGAGGCCGACGACGGCTACGTGCTCACCGTCGGAACCGACCAGCTCGAACTCGACGCCGAGGGCGTCCGCGAGGAGTTGCTGGACCTGGTGTCGTACGTCCCGAGCATGGGCGACATCGTCGACTCCATGGAGGAGTTCGAGGCGGCCAAGGAGGCCGGCCGGGGCGCGATCGCGATGACCCAGGCGGCGACGCTGCGGATCGACGGGGTGGAAATCGACGTCGAACGTGACCGGATGTGGGACGAGGCGACCTACCAGGCGTTGATGGTCCCGATCAGCCTGTTCCAGGACGTCTACGAGAGCCGTCCCGACCAGCACGAAGAACTCGCAGAGATGTACGGCGAGGGAGTCGTCGAACGGGCGATGGACGTCGGAAACTGA
- a CDS encoding CPBP family intramembrane glutamic endopeptidase, with protein sequence MSESPESEGVGTFGPALYRLTQAVAVVLAAFAGAVAVAGGGIGVLISGGIVEPETIGYHLALTVLQFVGFGVGIVGYVAITDDRELISYRLPTRFGWGLIGVGIVVLLIVQFAFGFVLSEFGLEAGENQVVLIGRENPQFFLYMILVSILVVGPVEELLFRGVVQGLLRRAVSAWPAIVLAAAFFGLVHVWAVQGTIGQQLVYAVVATVLGIVLGYLYERTGNIVVPGLAHGLYNAVLFAIQYVAVTRAFI encoded by the coding sequence ATGAGCGAATCGCCCGAGTCCGAAGGTGTCGGGACGTTCGGCCCCGCACTCTACCGGCTCACGCAGGCTGTCGCCGTCGTGTTGGCCGCGTTCGCGGGTGCGGTCGCGGTCGCGGGCGGGGGGATCGGTGTCCTGATTTCCGGCGGGATCGTCGAACCGGAGACGATCGGCTACCACCTCGCGTTGACGGTGTTGCAGTTCGTGGGATTCGGCGTCGGGATCGTCGGCTACGTCGCGATCACCGACGATCGGGAACTGATTTCGTATCGTCTCCCGACGCGGTTCGGCTGGGGACTGATCGGCGTCGGCATCGTCGTGTTGCTGATCGTCCAGTTCGCCTTCGGGTTCGTTCTTTCGGAGTTCGGGCTCGAGGCGGGTGAAAACCAGGTGGTCCTCATCGGAAGGGAGAACCCGCAGTTCTTCCTGTACATGATCCTGGTGTCGATCCTCGTGGTCGGCCCAGTCGAGGAGCTACTGTTCCGCGGAGTGGTGCAAGGGCTGCTCCGGCGGGCGGTGTCCGCATGGCCCGCGATCGTACTGGCGGCGGCGTTTTTCGGCCTCGTTCACGTGTGGGCCGTCCAGGGAACGATCGGACAACAACTCGTGTACGCAGTAGTCGCTACCGTGCTCGGAATCGTCCTCGGCTACCTGTACGAGCGGACGGGCAACATCGTTGTCCCGGGCCTCGCACACGGACTGTACAACGCGGTCTTGTTCGCGATCCAGTACGTCGCCGTTACCCGGGCGTTTATCTGA
- a CDS encoding ABC transporter ATP-binding protein, whose translation MIEVAGLHKTYAGFPAVVDATFEVEPGEVFGIVGPNGAGKTTTLKMLAGLVEPTAGTATVAGYDAADPAMRRLLGYLPEESPLYEDMTPRSYLRFFADLYGVERGVADERIADSLDRLELEYRDRRIGDMSKGMKRKVAITRSLVNDPDVLLYDEPASGLDPLTTNYVLEFTRDLRDRGKTVVFSAHNLYHVESVCDRVVIMNEGEIVARGTVPEIRAEHGETRYYVFTDVPVEGAEPVAGGAADGAEPIDRWEIDQGTAGESERTNRRFRVVCADMDGVESVRKRAADAGGSVLDIRTRESSLEDVFLELADRSVDGERAGAAK comes from the coding sequence ATGATCGAGGTCGCGGGGTTGCACAAGACGTACGCCGGCTTTCCGGCGGTCGTCGACGCCACTTTCGAAGTCGAACCCGGCGAAGTGTTCGGAATCGTCGGCCCGAACGGCGCGGGAAAGACGACGACGTTGAAGATGCTCGCCGGGCTGGTGGAACCGACTGCGGGGACGGCGACGGTTGCCGGATACGACGCCGCGGATCCGGCGATGCGCAGGCTGCTCGGCTATCTTCCCGAGGAGTCGCCGCTGTACGAGGACATGACGCCCCGCTCGTATCTCCGGTTCTTCGCGGATCTATACGGCGTCGAACGGGGGGTCGCCGACGAACGGATCGCCGATTCGCTCGACCGGCTCGAACTGGAGTACCGGGATCGCCGCATCGGCGACATGTCGAAGGGGATGAAACGGAAGGTGGCGATCACCCGGTCGCTCGTCAACGACCCGGACGTTCTCCTGTACGACGAACCCGCCTCGGGGCTGGATCCGCTCACCACGAACTACGTCCTCGAGTTCACCCGAGATCTCAGGGATCGCGGGAAGACGGTCGTTTTCTCGGCTCACAACCTGTATCACGTCGAGTCGGTGTGTGACCGGGTGGTCATCATGAACGAAGGGGAGATCGTCGCCAGGGGAACCGTCCCCGAGATTCGCGCCGAACACGGAGAGACCCGATATTACGTGTTCACCGACGTGCCGGTCGAGGGGGCCGAACCCGTCGCCGGTGGTGCGGCCGACGGTGCCGAACCGATCGACCGGTGGGAAATCGACCAGGGTACTGCTGGGGAATCGGAACGGACGAACCGACGGTTCCGGGTGGTCTGTGCGGACATGGACGGCGTCGAGTCGGTTCGCAAGCGGGCAGCAGACGCGGGTGGTTCGGTGCTGGACATCAGAACACGGGAGTCCAGCCTCGAGGACGTCTTCCTCGAACTGGCCGATCGATCCGTCGACGGAGAGCGCGCGGGGGCGGCGAAGTGA
- a CDS encoding alanine--glyoxylate aminotransferase family protein: protein MGPGPSDVHPRVLRAMSTPLVGHLDPSFVEMMNEVQELLRYTFRTDNQWTIPVSGTGSASMETAIGNMVEPGDTVLVPTNGYFGGRMAEMARRAGGEVVEVDAPWGEPLDPDDVAAAFDAHQPDVFGFVHAETSTGVLQPDVPELTSIAHEHDAYVIADTVTSLGGVELRVDEWDVDVAYSGPQKCLSCPPGASPLTLNDRAMEKVLGREEPSRSWYLDLSLLEGYWGEERAYHHTAPITNVYSIREALRLVAEEGIENRWERHREIAGVLKSGLEDLGLELHAEEEYWLPSLNAVEVPDGVDDGAVIDYLLEEHDLEIASGLGALEGDIWRIGCMGYSAKRRNVEFLLAALEEALEAQGYDG from the coding sequence ATGGGACCGGGTCCCAGCGACGTCCATCCGCGGGTGCTGCGGGCGATGAGTACGCCGCTTGTGGGTCATCTCGATCCCTCGTTCGTCGAGATGATGAACGAGGTACAGGAGTTACTCCGGTACACCTTCCGGACGGACAACCAGTGGACGATTCCGGTGTCCGGGACGGGTTCGGCGTCGATGGAGACGGCGATCGGAAACATGGTCGAGCCGGGCGACACGGTTCTGGTCCCGACGAACGGCTACTTCGGGGGGCGGATGGCGGAGATGGCCCGACGGGCCGGCGGGGAGGTCGTCGAGGTCGACGCCCCGTGGGGCGAGCCGCTCGATCCCGACGACGTCGCTGCGGCGTTCGACGCCCACCAGCCGGACGTGTTCGGATTCGTCCACGCCGAAACCAGCACCGGCGTGCTCCAGCCCGACGTCCCGGAGCTCACCAGCATCGCCCACGAACACGACGCGTACGTGATCGCAGACACCGTTACCTCGCTTGGCGGCGTCGAGCTCCGGGTCGACGAGTGGGACGTCGACGTGGCGTACTCGGGGCCTCAGAAGTGTCTCTCGTGTCCGCCTGGTGCGAGCCCGCTCACGCTCAACGACCGGGCGATGGAGAAAGTGCTCGGCCGCGAGGAACCCTCCCGGTCGTGGTATCTCGACCTCTCGCTTCTGGAGGGTTACTGGGGCGAAGAGCGCGCCTACCACCACACCGCCCCGATCACGAACGTCTACTCCATCCGGGAAGCGCTCCGGCTCGTCGCCGAGGAGGGTATCGAGAACCGCTGGGAGCGTCACCGCGAGATCGCCGGCGTACTCAAGTCGGGCCTCGAAGATCTCGGCCTCGAGCTCCACGCCGAAGAGGAGTACTGGCTCCCGAGCCTCAACGCCGTCGAGGTGCCCGACGGCGTCGACGACGGCGCTGTCATCGACTACCTTCTGGAGGAACACGACCTCGAGATCGCGTCCGGGCTGGGTGCCCTCGAGGGCGACATCTGGCGGATCGGCTGCATGGGGTACTCCGCGAAGCGACGGAACGTCGAGTTCCTACTGGCTGCCCTGGAGGAAGCACTCGAAGCGCAAGGCTACGACGGCTAG
- a CDS encoding aldo/keto reductase, translated as MEYTTLGDTGMTVSKICLGCMSFGDPNWREWVLEEAEGIELVERALELGVNFFDTANMYSNGESERVLGKALEGHREEAVVATKGYFQMDEDDPNSGGLSRKAIEQELEASLDRLGMETVDLYQIHRRDGDTPPAETLRALDDAVRRGKVRYLGASSMWAHEFAEYLHASDRLGLDRFLTMQNHYNLVYREEEREMLPLCEREGIGVIPWSPLARGYLARPHEEIDATRRGEAEEHMYEHPYREGGGREINERVEELAAENGVKMAQIALAWLFSKDVVDAPIVGTTSIEHLEDAVEALEIDLRKSDVEYLEEPYEPVPVSGHE; from the coding sequence ATGGAGTACACGACGCTGGGAGACACCGGAATGACCGTCTCGAAGATCTGTCTCGGCTGTATGAGCTTCGGCGACCCCAACTGGCGCGAGTGGGTCCTCGAGGAAGCGGAGGGAATCGAACTGGTCGAACGCGCACTCGAACTGGGGGTGAACTTCTTCGACACCGCGAACATGTACTCGAACGGCGAATCCGAGCGTGTGCTCGGGAAGGCACTGGAGGGGCACCGCGAGGAGGCCGTCGTCGCGACGAAGGGCTACTTCCAGATGGACGAGGACGACCCGAACTCGGGAGGCCTTTCCCGGAAGGCGATCGAGCAGGAACTCGAGGCGTCGCTGGACCGCCTCGGTATGGAGACGGTCGACCTCTACCAGATCCACCGACGGGACGGCGACACGCCGCCGGCAGAGACGCTACGGGCGCTCGACGACGCGGTCCGCCGTGGGAAGGTCCGGTATCTGGGCGCCTCGTCGATGTGGGCCCACGAGTTTGCTGAATATCTCCACGCGAGTGATCGACTCGGTCTCGACCGGTTCCTCACGATGCAGAACCACTACAACCTCGTGTACCGCGAGGAGGAACGCGAGATGCTGCCACTGTGTGAGCGGGAGGGGATCGGCGTGATCCCCTGGTCACCGCTCGCCCGTGGATATCTGGCCCGACCCCACGAAGAGATCGACGCGACCCGGCGCGGGGAGGCCGAAGAGCACATGTACGAACACCCGTACCGGGAGGGCGGCGGCCGGGAGATCAACGAACGGGTCGAAGAACTCGCCGCGGAGAACGGCGTGAAGATGGCCCAGATCGCGCTGGCGTGGCTGTTCAGCAAGGACGTCGTCGACGCGCCGATCGTCGGGACGACGTCGATCGAGCACCTGGAGGACGCCGTCGAGGCGCTGGAGATCGACCTGCGCAAAAGCGACGTTGAGTATCTGGAAGAGCCATACGAACCGGTGCCGGTCAGCGGTCACGAGTAG
- a CDS encoding DUF2250 domain-containing protein, with translation MSRPGPEELTDADRRVLSFLHTNGAEFPALIASNTGLYVTLAERRCAFLEEAGYIESVDEATVYRLTEHGIDYLESKGEGWDRTFPGADSNRASD, from the coding sequence ATGTCCCGCCCCGGCCCCGAGGAACTGACCGACGCCGATCGGCGCGTGCTGAGCTTCCTGCACACCAACGGCGCGGAGTTTCCCGCGCTCATCGCGAGCAACACGGGGCTGTACGTGACACTCGCAGAGCGTCGCTGTGCCTTCCTCGAGGAGGCCGGCTACATCGAATCCGTCGACGAGGCCACGGTGTATCGACTGACGGAGCACGGCATCGACTATCTCGAGTCGAAGGGCGAAGGGTGGGACCGAACGTTCCCGGGAGCGGACAGTAACCGCGCCTCGGACTGA
- a CDS encoding glucose-6-phosphate isomerase: MNVDIGNALETSPGVSRDGLERLDRRVERAHERIQAGRESDDHGFAALNLPERCDPTEIEDTVAPFGQPSAVVTVGIGGSALGAATFSAALESEVDAYFLDNVDPVHVRRLLSSLPLDETVLNVVSKSGTTAETLANFLVVRDAMQRASVDWTDRTFVTTGPSGNLRELAEKHDLPALEVPEGVPGRFAVLSPVGLACAAIQGHDLEAILEGGSRAADRLDRAGAGSLFETPAYAYGAVTYALAQRGAAVNAVMPYAESLETFAEWFAQLWAESLGKDGLGQTPARALGATDQHSQLQLYRAGPRDKLVTLVRPTDRPDRDIPETDLEGLSYLGGSTLGELLDAEFEATEASLAAADRPSVRIEIDRVDERSLGELLYAMEAACVLHGELASVDTFVQPAVEWGKRAARGLLGGGDFPEAEAVRDKETLIVDGN; this comes from the coding sequence ATGAACGTCGACATCGGGAACGCGCTCGAAACCTCGCCTGGAGTCTCCAGGGACGGCCTGGAACGGCTCGATCGTCGGGTCGAACGCGCCCACGAGCGAATTCAAGCCGGGCGGGAGAGCGACGACCACGGATTCGCTGCGTTGAACCTCCCCGAGCGGTGCGACCCGACGGAGATCGAAGACACCGTGGCTCCGTTCGGGCAGCCGAGTGCCGTCGTGACCGTGGGGATCGGTGGTAGCGCTCTGGGGGCGGCGACGTTTTCGGCTGCGCTGGAAAGCGAGGTCGACGCCTACTTCCTCGATAACGTGGATCCGGTCCACGTCCGTCGCCTGCTGTCGTCGCTGCCGCTCGATGAGACCGTGCTCAACGTCGTCTCGAAGTCGGGGACGACCGCCGAAACACTCGCGAACTTTCTGGTCGTCAGGGACGCGATGCAACGGGCGTCGGTGGACTGGACCGATCGAACGTTCGTGACGACCGGGCCGTCTGGCAACCTGCGCGAGCTCGCTGAGAAACACGATCTGCCCGCCCTCGAGGTCCCGGAGGGCGTCCCGGGCCGCTTCGCTGTGCTCTCGCCGGTGGGACTGGCGTGTGCAGCGATACAGGGCCACGATCTCGAGGCGATCCTGGAGGGCGGCTCGAGGGCCGCCGACCGGTTGGACCGAGCCGGTGCCGGATCGCTGTTCGAGACGCCCGCCTACGCCTACGGCGCGGTGACGTACGCGCTCGCCCAGCGGGGCGCCGCCGTCAACGCCGTGATGCCGTACGCGGAGTCGCTGGAGACGTTCGCAGAGTGGTTCGCACAGTTGTGGGCCGAAAGCCTCGGGAAAGACGGGCTCGGCCAGACACCTGCACGCGCACTGGGCGCGACCGACCAACACTCACAGCTCCAGTTGTATCGGGCCGGTCCACGGGACAAACTGGTGACGCTCGTTCGGCCGACCGACCGCCCGGACCGCGACATCCCCGAGACGGATCTCGAAGGGTTGTCGTATCTCGGTGGATCGACGCTGGGGGAGCTACTCGACGCAGAGTTCGAGGCGACGGAAGCGAGCCTGGCGGCAGCCGATCGTCCCTCCGTGCGGATCGAGATCGATCGCGTGGACGAACGCTCCCTCGGGGAACTGCTGTACGCAATGGAGGCTGCCTGTGTGTTGCACGGTGAACTCGCCTCGGTGGACACGTTCGTCCAGCCGGCCGTCGAGTGGGGGAAACGTGCCGCCAGAGGGCTGCTCGGTGGCGGGGACTTCCCGGAAGCCGAGGCGGTACGGGACAAGGAGACGTTGATCGTCGACGGAAACTGA
- a CDS encoding DUF2797 domain-containing protein translates to MQIVGYATDAGEGGAGLLFSDGDGSEVEFDSIAPGAELSYTLGARRCAGTVHDGEHLACDAEEAPYCRDHADTWVCARCTGTCLKDEMDCHEEHAVYLAAFAPDRFKVGVTRLWRLETRLREQGADQAAHVRTVSDGRIAREIEAEIAARDDLPVPVTDSVRVARKRRGLGRDVDLGAWNQLCSAFDPHETFAFDYGLELDRRPVAETMLTGTVRGTKGRLLVLDRGASTYAVDLRDLVGHEVVPERSRRERQSSLGAFEAN, encoded by the coding sequence GTGCAGATCGTCGGCTACGCGACGGACGCGGGAGAAGGGGGTGCCGGACTGCTTTTCAGCGACGGCGACGGCAGCGAGGTCGAGTTCGACTCGATCGCCCCGGGGGCGGAACTGTCGTACACGCTGGGCGCCAGGCGGTGTGCTGGGACCGTTCACGACGGCGAGCACCTCGCCTGTGACGCCGAGGAGGCGCCCTACTGTCGCGACCACGCCGACACCTGGGTGTGTGCGCGGTGTACCGGGACGTGTCTGAAAGACGAGATGGACTGCCACGAGGAGCACGCGGTCTACCTGGCGGCGTTCGCGCCCGACCGGTTCAAGGTAGGGGTCACCCGCCTGTGGCGGCTGGAGACCCGCCTGCGAGAGCAGGGAGCCGACCAGGCGGCTCACGTCCGGACCGTATCCGACGGCCGGATCGCCCGAGAGATCGAAGCCGAGATCGCTGCCAGGGACGATCTCCCGGTTCCGGTGACCGACAGCGTCCGCGTCGCTCGAAAGCGACGGGGGCTGGGACGCGACGTCGACCTGGGGGCGTGGAACCAACTCTGTTCGGCGTTCGACCCCCACGAGACGTTCGCGTTCGACTACGGCCTGGAACTCGACCGACGTCCGGTCGCCGAGACGATGCTCACGGGAACCGTCCGGGGGACGAAAGGGCGGCTACTCGTGCTGGACCGCGGGGCGTCGACCTACGCCGTCGATCTCCGCGACCTGGTGGGTCACGAGGTCGTCCCAGAACGGAGTCGTCGGGAACGACAGTCGAGTCTCGGCGCGTTCGAGGCGAATTGA
- a CDS encoding ABC transporter permease: MRDRDSGTEPSPRLRIAGRELSVLRREKTIVLALVIQLFIAAFSSFLVVGLVSLYDPSSLDGYEVEVAVSGETVDELVAAADRVDGVSATRYDDWETARGTFDAGAADAAVRGERRDGRIEVTAVAPDGSVESTVVVAQLQQALRALERDERGRNAAWLDSRPLPLPERPGGSPYYGFTYTVLVPILLFLPVFISGSLIVDSVTEELDRGTLELLRVAPVTTAEIVDGKSLAAVGLAPAQAALWLLLLWLNGVPVANPGTLLLLVAAFATAVVTMGIAIATLAPRRRDAQFLYSVGVLALFAGSTLLPGNPINAAALLAVGSATATTTATVVVYATLAAAGYLAVRTAIARHGFE; encoded by the coding sequence ATGCGTGACCGAGACTCCGGGACGGAGCCCTCGCCACGTCTGCGGATCGCCGGCCGGGAGCTTTCGGTGCTCCGCAGGGAGAAGACGATCGTGCTGGCGCTCGTGATCCAGCTTTTCATCGCGGCGTTCTCCTCGTTTCTGGTCGTCGGGCTGGTGTCGCTGTACGATCCCTCTAGCCTCGACGGCTACGAGGTCGAGGTGGCGGTTTCCGGCGAGACGGTCGACGAGCTCGTCGCCGCCGCCGATCGGGTCGACGGAGTCTCCGCGACGCGATACGACGACTGGGAGACGGCCCGAGGAACCTTCGACGCGGGGGCGGCAGACGCCGCCGTCAGGGGCGAACGCCGGGACGGGAGAATCGAGGTGACCGCCGTCGCCCCCGACGGCAGCGTCGAGTCGACGGTGGTCGTCGCCCAGCTGCAGCAGGCGCTTCGCGCGCTCGAACGCGACGAACGCGGGCGAAACGCCGCGTGGCTCGACAGCCGGCCGCTTCCGCTTCCGGAGCGACCGGGCGGCAGTCCATACTACGGGTTCACCTACACGGTGCTGGTGCCGATCCTGCTGTTCCTGCCGGTGTTTATCAGCGGCTCGCTGATCGTCGACTCAGTCACCGAGGAACTCGATCGGGGGACGCTCGAACTGCTTCGAGTCGCGCCGGTGACGACCGCAGAGATCGTCGACGGCAAGAGCCTCGCCGCCGTCGGGCTCGCGCCTGCACAGGCGGCGCTGTGGCTCCTGCTGCTCTGGCTGAACGGGGTTCCGGTCGCCAATCCCGGCACGCTTTTGCTCCTCGTTGCGGCGTTTGCGACGGCGGTGGTGACGATGGGGATCGCGATCGCGACCCTCGCGCCGCGTCGACGGGACGCACAGTTCCTCTACTCTGTTGGGGTCCTCGCGCTGTTTGCGGGGTCGACGCTGCTTCCCGGCAATCCGATCAACGCCGCCGCTCTGCTCGCGGTCGGCAGCGCGACGGCGACCACGACCGCTACAGTCGTTGTCTACGCGACCCTCGCGGCGGCGGGCTATCTCGCGGTGCGAACAGCGATCGCCCGGCACGGCTTCGAGTGA
- a CDS encoding PrsW family intramembrane metalloprotease: MARWELSTATGAVDRRTVVVGVLAILLVGGVVGAAVLSGVGGVTPDGDIYRVAVDEDDPYAPVVESDDRLAVRPPDATLGVEADVHVESHVPSTDEGAADDIAVDGWVSVTAVETEKGAAAAQTLRAATESYNDRLMAAESNQSAAFPVDVTLRYEPRGGFEPAGDDPTDDSIDDPDDVATDHDALEGDEEPSDAEREGDDPTLPAGDADADDGGLAVPQLGGSGGLFGGSTAGSPAEITPPFPFSSLILAFLFLIPMNFLVQAYGSSILGERVNRRGELLLVAPVEPLSIVAGKTLPYLAGAIGVTALIALFVGGGIVSVLAIVPVALAFLAATFLGALFARSFKELTFVTVTVSVFFTTYVFVPAIFINVTPIALISPLSLVVLDLQGEAVGVGEYLFATGPLYLVSAVCFWLGAGVYREEDLFSQKPLPAKALDALAVRVSGPRSVALLTAVFIPFVFVAELLAVAVLFALPIAVSIPLLLVVIALIEEVAKSVHVYAGFVDDRLEVSVPSALAVGAASGIGFFLAEKGTVVVQLVGLPELSLGRAAFGPAGVAGTGQLPWTVLLALLLAPLGLHVVTAVISALGAHRNRRLYAVALAIATLVHAGYNFGVVTFYA, encoded by the coding sequence ATCGCCCGCTGGGAGCTCTCGACCGCGACGGGAGCGGTGGATCGACGGACCGTCGTGGTCGGCGTTCTGGCGATCCTTCTGGTCGGTGGAGTCGTCGGCGCTGCGGTACTTTCGGGGGTCGGCGGAGTGACCCCGGACGGTGACATCTACCGGGTCGCCGTCGACGAGGACGACCCGTACGCACCGGTTGTCGAGTCCGACGACAGGCTCGCGGTACGCCCGCCGGACGCGACCCTCGGGGTCGAGGCCGATGTCCACGTGGAGAGTCACGTTCCGTCGACCGACGAGGGGGCGGCAGACGACATCGCGGTCGACGGCTGGGTGAGCGTCACCGCCGTCGAGACTGAAAAGGGGGCGGCCGCCGCCCAGACGCTTCGTGCCGCCACCGAGTCGTACAACGACCGCCTGATGGCAGCCGAATCGAACCAGTCTGCGGCGTTCCCGGTCGACGTGACGCTCCGGTATGAACCGCGTGGCGGATTCGAACCTGCAGGCGACGATCCGACCGACGATTCGATCGACGATCCCGACGACGTGGCGACAGACCACGACGCCCTCGAGGGTGACGAGGAGCCGTCCGACGCCGAACGCGAGGGTGACGATCCCACGCTTCCAGCGGGTGACGCCGACGCCGACGACGGGGGGCTCGCAGTGCCCCAGCTCGGCGGCTCCGGCGGACTGTTCGGGGGCTCGACGGCCGGTTCACCCGCCGAAATCACTCCTCCGTTCCCCTTCTCGTCGTTGATCCTCGCGTTCCTGTTTCTGATCCCGATGAACTTCCTCGTCCAGGCGTACGGGAGTTCGATACTCGGCGAACGAGTGAACCGGCGCGGGGAGCTACTGCTGGTCGCGCCCGTAGAGCCGCTTTCCATCGTGGCGGGCAAGACGCTCCCGTATCTCGCCGGCGCGATCGGCGTCACTGCACTCATCGCGCTGTTCGTCGGTGGGGGGATCGTTTCGGTGCTCGCGATCGTCCCCGTCGCGCTCGCGTTCCTGGCTGCGACGTTCCTGGGGGCGCTTTTCGCCAGGTCGTTCAAGGAGCTCACGTTCGTCACCGTCACCGTCTCGGTGTTTTTCACGACGTACGTCTTCGTCCCGGCCATCTTCATCAACGTCACGCCGATCGCGCTGATCTCCCCGCTTTCGCTTGTCGTGCTCGACCTCCAGGGAGAGGCGGTCGGGGTCGGCGAGTACCTGTTCGCGACCGGCCCGCTGTATCTCGTCTCGGCGGTCTGCTTCTGGCTCGGGGCCGGCGTCTACCGCGAGGAGGACCTGTTCTCCCAGAAGCCGCTGCCGGCGAAGGCGCTCGACGCCCTCGCCGTCCGCGTGTCCGGGCCGCGGTCGGTGGCCCTCCTGACTGCCGTCTTCATCCCGTTCGTCTTCGTCGCCGAACTGCTCGCGGTGGCGGTGCTTTTCGCGCTTCCCATCGCCGTGTCGATTCCCCTGCTGCTTGTCGTAATCGCGCTGATCGAAGAGGTCGCAAAGAGCGTCCACGTGTACGCCGGCTTCGTCGACGACCGCCTGGAAGTGTCGGTTCCGTCGGCACTCGCGGTCGGGGCGGCCTCGGGGATCGGGTTCTTCCTGGCGGAGAAAGGCACCGTCGTGGTTCAGCTGGTGGGACTCCCCGAGCTCTCACTCGGCCGGGCGGCGTTCGGCCCCGCTGGTGTGGCCGGAACCGGGCAGCTCCCCTGGACGGTCCTGCTCGCGTTACTTCTGGCGCCGCTCGGGTTACACGTCGTCACCGCCGTCATCTCCGCGCTCGGAGCACACCGAAACCGACGGCTGTACGCGGTCGCACTCGCGATCGCGACGCTCGTTCACGCCGGATACAACTTCGGGGTGGTGACCTTCTATGCGTGA